The following coding sequences lie in one Pseudorca crassidens isolate mPseCra1 chromosome 2, mPseCra1.hap1, whole genome shotgun sequence genomic window:
- the TDRKH gene encoding tudor and KH domain-containing protein isoform X2: MSTERTSWTSLSTIQKIALGLGIPASAVVAYILYRRYRESREERLTFVGEDDIEIEMRVPQEAVKLIIGRQGANIKQLRKQTGARIDVDTEDVGDERVLLISGFPVQVCKAKAAIHQILTESTPVSEQLSVPQRSVGRIIGRGGETIRSICKASGAKINCDKESEGTLLLSRLIKISGTQKEVAAAKHLILEKVSEDEELRKRIAHSAETRVPRKQPISVRREEVTEPAGAGKPALWKNTGTSLEQAAPLAVPPRRGGGDTSVVGPEERSCRKPNDDNLQKFGAQTSPETSMFEIPSPDFSFHADEFLEVYVSASEHPNHFWIQIIGSRSLQLDKLVREMTQHYENSLPEDLTVHVGDIVAAPLPTNGSWYRARVLGTLENGNLDLYFVDFGDNGYCPLRDLRVLRSDFLSLPFQAIECSLARIAPSGEQWEEEALDEFDRLTHCAGWKPLVAKISSYVQSGISTWPKIHLYDTSNGKKLDIGLELVRKGYAIELPEDVEENRAVPVTSPNVATETDVSLRSTVTETKKSPGEMAHTLSCLSLLEAASVSGDDNLEDDYLV, encoded by the exons ATGTCCACTGAACGGACTTCTTGGACAAGTTTGTCCACTATTCAGAAAATAGCACTGGGCCTCGGGATCCCAGCCAGTGCAGTGGTTGCCTATATCCTATACCGCAGATATAGGGAAAGCAGAG AAGAGCGGCTGACATTTGTTGGGGAGGATGACATCGAGATAGAGATGCGAGTCCCCCAGGAGGCTGTGAAGCTCATCATTGGCCGGCAAGGAGCCAATATTAAACAG CTACGAAAACAGACAGGTGCTCGGATCGATGTGGACACGGAGGATGTAGGAGATGAGCGGGTGCTGCTTATCAGTGGTTTTCCTGTTCAGGTGTGCAAGGCCAAAGCAGCAATTCATCAGATCCTGACTGAGAGTACCCCAGTGTCTGAGCAGCTCTCAGTTCCCCAGAGATCTGTGGGCAGAATCATAG GGAGAGGCGGCGAGACAATTCGTTCTATCTGTAAGGCCTCGGGAGCCAAAATAAACTGTGACAAAGAATCAGAGGGGACATTGCTACTATCAAGACTTATAAAAATCTCAGGAACACAGAAGGAGGTGGCAGCAGCTAAG CATTTGATACTGGAGAAAGTTTCAGAAGATGAAGAACTTAGGAAGAGAATTGCTCATTCTGCAGAAACCAGAGTCCCACGGAAGCAGCCAATCAGCGTAAGAAGAGAGGAAGTGACAGAGCCAGCTGGGGCTGGAAAGCCAGCTTTATGGAAAAACACTGGCACTAGCTTGGAGCAGGCTGCACCTCTGGCAGTTCCTCCCCGCAGAGGAGGTGGCGACACGTCTGTTGTAGGACCAGAAGAGCGTTCCTGCAGGAAACCTAATGATGACAACCTTCAGAAGTTTGGAGCCCAGACCAGTCCAGAGACATCCATGTTTGAAA TCCCCAGTCCAGACTTCAGTTTCCATGCTGATGAATTCCTAGAAGTCTATGTCTCTGCCTCTGAACATCCTAACCACTTCTGGATCCAAATCATTGGCTCCCGCAGCCTGCAACTGGATAAGCTTGTCAGGGAGATGACCCAGCACTATGAAAATAGTCTG CCTGAAGACTTGACTGTGCATGTAGGAGACATTGTCGCAGCACCTTTACCTACAAATGGTTCCTGGTATCGAGCCCGAGTCCTTGGCACCTTGGAGAATGGGAACCTGGACCTCTACTTCGTTGACTTTGGAGATAATGGATATTGTCCACTGAGGGACCTCAGGGTGCTCAG gaGTGACTTCCTAAGCCTTCCATTTCAAGCAATAGAGTGTAGTCTGGCACGGATAGCCCCCTCAG GTGAACAATGGGAAGAGGAAGCTTTGGATGAGTTTGACAGACTCACTCACTGTGCTGGGTGGAAGCCCCTGGTGGCCAAGATCTCTAGCTACGTCCAGTCTGGGATCTCAACTTGGCCCAAGATCCACTTATACGACACTAGCAATGGGAAG AAACTTGATATTGGGTTAGAATTAGTTCGTAAAGGATACGCAATTGAGCTTCCTGAAGACgtggaagaaaacagagctgtcccagtAACGTCGCCCAATGTG GCCACAGAAACAGATGTCTCTCTCCGCAGCACGGTCACTGAGACCAAGAAGAGTCCTGGAGAGATGGCGCATACCCTGTCCTGCCTCAGTTTATTAG AAGCTGCCTCTGTGTCTGGTGATGATAACCTTGAAGATGACTACTTAGTCTGA
- the TDRKH gene encoding tudor and KH domain-containing protein isoform X1 produces the protein MKAPFPSFAYFRRQQKMSTERTSWTSLSTIQKIALGLGIPASAVVAYILYRRYRESREERLTFVGEDDIEIEMRVPQEAVKLIIGRQGANIKQLRKQTGARIDVDTEDVGDERVLLISGFPVQVCKAKAAIHQILTESTPVSEQLSVPQRSVGRIIGRGGETIRSICKASGAKINCDKESEGTLLLSRLIKISGTQKEVAAAKHLILEKVSEDEELRKRIAHSAETRVPRKQPISVRREEVTEPAGAGKPALWKNTGTSLEQAAPLAVPPRRGGGDTSVVGPEERSCRKPNDDNLQKFGAQTSPETSMFEIPSPDFSFHADEFLEVYVSASEHPNHFWIQIIGSRSLQLDKLVREMTQHYENSLPEDLTVHVGDIVAAPLPTNGSWYRARVLGTLENGNLDLYFVDFGDNGYCPLRDLRVLRSDFLSLPFQAIECSLARIAPSGEQWEEEALDEFDRLTHCAGWKPLVAKISSYVQSGISTWPKIHLYDTSNGKKLDIGLELVRKGYAIELPEDVEENRAVPVTSPNVATETDVSLRSTVTETKKSPGEMAHTLSCLSLLEAASVSGDDNLEDDYLV, from the exons atgaaagctccttttccttcatttgcttattttaggAGGCAGCAGAAAATGTCCACTGAACGGACTTCTTGGACAAGTTTGTCCACTATTCAGAAAATAGCACTGGGCCTCGGGATCCCAGCCAGTGCAGTGGTTGCCTATATCCTATACCGCAGATATAGGGAAAGCAGAG AAGAGCGGCTGACATTTGTTGGGGAGGATGACATCGAGATAGAGATGCGAGTCCCCCAGGAGGCTGTGAAGCTCATCATTGGCCGGCAAGGAGCCAATATTAAACAG CTACGAAAACAGACAGGTGCTCGGATCGATGTGGACACGGAGGATGTAGGAGATGAGCGGGTGCTGCTTATCAGTGGTTTTCCTGTTCAGGTGTGCAAGGCCAAAGCAGCAATTCATCAGATCCTGACTGAGAGTACCCCAGTGTCTGAGCAGCTCTCAGTTCCCCAGAGATCTGTGGGCAGAATCATAG GGAGAGGCGGCGAGACAATTCGTTCTATCTGTAAGGCCTCGGGAGCCAAAATAAACTGTGACAAAGAATCAGAGGGGACATTGCTACTATCAAGACTTATAAAAATCTCAGGAACACAGAAGGAGGTGGCAGCAGCTAAG CATTTGATACTGGAGAAAGTTTCAGAAGATGAAGAACTTAGGAAGAGAATTGCTCATTCTGCAGAAACCAGAGTCCCACGGAAGCAGCCAATCAGCGTAAGAAGAGAGGAAGTGACAGAGCCAGCTGGGGCTGGAAAGCCAGCTTTATGGAAAAACACTGGCACTAGCTTGGAGCAGGCTGCACCTCTGGCAGTTCCTCCCCGCAGAGGAGGTGGCGACACGTCTGTTGTAGGACCAGAAGAGCGTTCCTGCAGGAAACCTAATGATGACAACCTTCAGAAGTTTGGAGCCCAGACCAGTCCAGAGACATCCATGTTTGAAA TCCCCAGTCCAGACTTCAGTTTCCATGCTGATGAATTCCTAGAAGTCTATGTCTCTGCCTCTGAACATCCTAACCACTTCTGGATCCAAATCATTGGCTCCCGCAGCCTGCAACTGGATAAGCTTGTCAGGGAGATGACCCAGCACTATGAAAATAGTCTG CCTGAAGACTTGACTGTGCATGTAGGAGACATTGTCGCAGCACCTTTACCTACAAATGGTTCCTGGTATCGAGCCCGAGTCCTTGGCACCTTGGAGAATGGGAACCTGGACCTCTACTTCGTTGACTTTGGAGATAATGGATATTGTCCACTGAGGGACCTCAGGGTGCTCAG gaGTGACTTCCTAAGCCTTCCATTTCAAGCAATAGAGTGTAGTCTGGCACGGATAGCCCCCTCAG GTGAACAATGGGAAGAGGAAGCTTTGGATGAGTTTGACAGACTCACTCACTGTGCTGGGTGGAAGCCCCTGGTGGCCAAGATCTCTAGCTACGTCCAGTCTGGGATCTCAACTTGGCCCAAGATCCACTTATACGACACTAGCAATGGGAAG AAACTTGATATTGGGTTAGAATTAGTTCGTAAAGGATACGCAATTGAGCTTCCTGAAGACgtggaagaaaacagagctgtcccagtAACGTCGCCCAATGTG GCCACAGAAACAGATGTCTCTCTCCGCAGCACGGTCACTGAGACCAAGAAGAGTCCTGGAGAGATGGCGCATACCCTGTCCTGCCTCAGTTTATTAG AAGCTGCCTCTGTGTCTGGTGATGATAACCTTGAAGATGACTACTTAGTCTGA
- the OAZ3 gene encoding LOW QUALITY PROTEIN: ornithine decarboxylase antizyme 3 (The sequence of the model RefSeq protein was modified relative to this genomic sequence to represent the inferred CDS: deleted 1 base in 1 codon), with protein sequence TKKLPRNRSRPFIYSLSYIKRGKTRNYLYPIWSPYAYYLYRYKYRITLREKMLPCYKSITYKEQEHLTLRPRCCLQCSESLVGLHRGRSSEQGDQDELKELYSAGNLTVLATDPLLHQDPVQLDFHFRLTPQTSAHWHGLLCDHRLFLDIPYRALDQGSRESLTATLEYVEEKTNVDSVLVNFQNNRNDRGALLRAFSYMGFEVVRPDHPALPPWNNVIFMVYPLERDLGHLPSETP encoded by the exons ACTAAGAAACTGCCTCGTAACAGGTCGCGCCCCTTTATCTACTCCCTTTCTTATATCAAGAGGGGAAAAACACGGAACTACCTCTACCCGATCTGGTCACCATACGCCTATTACCTTTACCGTTACAAATACCGGATCACCCTCCGGGAGAAGATGCTGCCTTGTTATAAAAG CATCACTTATAAGGAACAGGAGCACTTGACACTCCGACCCCGTTGCTGTCTTCAGTGCTCC GAGTCCCTAGTAGGCCTTCACAGGGGCAGAAGCAGCGAGCAGGGTGATCAAGACGAGCTTAAAGAACTGTATTCG GCTGGGAACCTGACGGTGCTGGCTACTGACCCCCTGCTTCACCAGGACCCGGTGCAGTTAGACTTCCACTTCCGCCTCACCCCCCAGACCTCTGCCCATTGGCACGGCCTTCTTTGTGACCACAGACTCTTCCTAGATATCCCATACCGGGCCTTGGATCAAGGCAGCCGGGAAAG TTTGACTGCAACACTGGAGTATGTGGAGGAGAAGACCAATGTGGATTCTGTGCTTGTAAACTTCCAAAACAACCGGAATGACAGAG GTGCCCTGCTACGGGCCTTCAGCTACATGGGCTTTGAAGTGGTCAGACCAGATCACCCGGCCCTTCCTCCCTGGAACAATGTCATCTTTATGGTGTATCCCCTTGAAAGGGACCTAGGCCACCTGCCCAGTGAAACTCCCTGA
- the TDRKH gene encoding tudor and KH domain-containing protein isoform X3: protein MRVPQEAVKLIIGRQGANIKQLRKQTGARIDVDTEDVGDERVLLISGFPVQVCKAKAAIHQILTESTPVSEQLSVPQRSVGRIIGRGGETIRSICKASGAKINCDKESEGTLLLSRLIKISGTQKEVAAAKHLILEKVSEDEELRKRIAHSAETRVPRKQPISVRREEVTEPAGAGKPALWKNTGTSLEQAAPLAVPPRRGGGDTSVVGPEERSCRKPNDDNLQKFGAQTSPETSMFEIPSPDFSFHADEFLEVYVSASEHPNHFWIQIIGSRSLQLDKLVREMTQHYENSLPEDLTVHVGDIVAAPLPTNGSWYRARVLGTLENGNLDLYFVDFGDNGYCPLRDLRVLRSDFLSLPFQAIECSLARIAPSGEQWEEEALDEFDRLTHCAGWKPLVAKISSYVQSGISTWPKIHLYDTSNGKKLDIGLELVRKGYAIELPEDVEENRAVPVTSPNVATETDVSLRSTVTETKKSPGEMAHTLSCLSLLEAASVSGDDNLEDDYLV, encoded by the exons ATGCGAGTCCCCCAGGAGGCTGTGAAGCTCATCATTGGCCGGCAAGGAGCCAATATTAAACAG CTACGAAAACAGACAGGTGCTCGGATCGATGTGGACACGGAGGATGTAGGAGATGAGCGGGTGCTGCTTATCAGTGGTTTTCCTGTTCAGGTGTGCAAGGCCAAAGCAGCAATTCATCAGATCCTGACTGAGAGTACCCCAGTGTCTGAGCAGCTCTCAGTTCCCCAGAGATCTGTGGGCAGAATCATAG GGAGAGGCGGCGAGACAATTCGTTCTATCTGTAAGGCCTCGGGAGCCAAAATAAACTGTGACAAAGAATCAGAGGGGACATTGCTACTATCAAGACTTATAAAAATCTCAGGAACACAGAAGGAGGTGGCAGCAGCTAAG CATTTGATACTGGAGAAAGTTTCAGAAGATGAAGAACTTAGGAAGAGAATTGCTCATTCTGCAGAAACCAGAGTCCCACGGAAGCAGCCAATCAGCGTAAGAAGAGAGGAAGTGACAGAGCCAGCTGGGGCTGGAAAGCCAGCTTTATGGAAAAACACTGGCACTAGCTTGGAGCAGGCTGCACCTCTGGCAGTTCCTCCCCGCAGAGGAGGTGGCGACACGTCTGTTGTAGGACCAGAAGAGCGTTCCTGCAGGAAACCTAATGATGACAACCTTCAGAAGTTTGGAGCCCAGACCAGTCCAGAGACATCCATGTTTGAAA TCCCCAGTCCAGACTTCAGTTTCCATGCTGATGAATTCCTAGAAGTCTATGTCTCTGCCTCTGAACATCCTAACCACTTCTGGATCCAAATCATTGGCTCCCGCAGCCTGCAACTGGATAAGCTTGTCAGGGAGATGACCCAGCACTATGAAAATAGTCTG CCTGAAGACTTGACTGTGCATGTAGGAGACATTGTCGCAGCACCTTTACCTACAAATGGTTCCTGGTATCGAGCCCGAGTCCTTGGCACCTTGGAGAATGGGAACCTGGACCTCTACTTCGTTGACTTTGGAGATAATGGATATTGTCCACTGAGGGACCTCAGGGTGCTCAG gaGTGACTTCCTAAGCCTTCCATTTCAAGCAATAGAGTGTAGTCTGGCACGGATAGCCCCCTCAG GTGAACAATGGGAAGAGGAAGCTTTGGATGAGTTTGACAGACTCACTCACTGTGCTGGGTGGAAGCCCCTGGTGGCCAAGATCTCTAGCTACGTCCAGTCTGGGATCTCAACTTGGCCCAAGATCCACTTATACGACACTAGCAATGGGAAG AAACTTGATATTGGGTTAGAATTAGTTCGTAAAGGATACGCAATTGAGCTTCCTGAAGACgtggaagaaaacagagctgtcccagtAACGTCGCCCAATGTG GCCACAGAAACAGATGTCTCTCTCCGCAGCACGGTCACTGAGACCAAGAAGAGTCCTGGAGAGATGGCGCATACCCTGTCCTGCCTCAGTTTATTAG AAGCTGCCTCTGTGTCTGGTGATGATAACCTTGAAGATGACTACTTAGTCTGA